The Candidatus Margulisiibacteriota bacterium genome includes the window CGAGAACGCGGCCCGCAATATCCCGGCGCCGGCCGCCCGCGGCGTGATCTACGACCGGAGCGGTGCGGTCCTGGTCGAGAACCGCCCGGTCTTTTCCGTCCAGGTCATGCCGCAGCTCCTGGCCTCGAAAGACCAGGCCAAGAAGCAGGCGGTCCTGGCGAAGCTGGGCGCGCTGCTCGGCGAAAAGCTGGAGCTCAAGGTCACTTCCGACAAGCCGATCATCATCAAGGACAACATCAAGCCCGAGACCGCCTGCCGGATCGAAGAGAACAAGCAGGCGCTGGAGGGGGTAGTGGTCAGCGTCCGGCCGGTCCGTTTTTATCCCTACGGCGAACTGGCCGCCCATTTGCTCGGCTATGTCGGGGAGATCGAGAGCGCCGAGCTGAACCGGCTCAAGGCGGAAGGCTACCGGCTTGGCGACTGGCTCGGCAAGGACGGAGTGGAAAGAGAGTACGACCGGCTGATCCGCGGCCGCGACGGCGGCAAGAAGATCGAGGTCGACGTGTACGGCACGCCGACCCGTCTGCTGGAAGTGTCGGACCCGGTCCCCGGCGCCGACGTGAAATTGACCATCGACCTGGAGCTGCAGCAGGCGGCGGAAGAGGCGCTGCGCGGCCGGGTCGGCGCGGTGGTCGTGCTCGATCCGCGCAGCGGCGAAGTGCTGGCGCTGGCCAGCCGCCCCGGTTACGATCCGAACATCTTTCTGGAGCCGATCGGCCAGGCCCGCTGGCGGCAGCTGTCCGGCGGCCGCCAGCCGTTCATGAACCGGGCGCTGGCGATCTATCCCCCCGGCTCGACGTTCAAGGTCGTGACCCTGACGGCCGCCTTGCAGGAAGGTTTGGTCAAGCCGCAAGAGACGTTTTACTGCCCCGGTTATTACCGGGTCAACAACCGGATCGCCCGCTGCTGGAAAGCCAGCGGCCATGGCCGGCTCACGGCGATAGAAGGCCTGACCCAATCGTGCGACGTCGTTTTTTACCAGTTGGGGCAGCGTTTAGGCCCGGATCGTTTGGCGGATTATGCCCGGCGTTATGGTTTGGGTGAAAGGAGCGGGATCGACCTTCCGCAGGAAAAGAAGGGGCTGGTCCCGGATTCGGCGTGGAAGAAGCAGGTCTGGGGCGAGCAGTGGTATGAAGGCGATTCCCTCAATTACGGGATCGGCCAGGGATTTTTACAGGTCACGCCGCTGCAAATGGCGCTGATCTACGGTGAGGTCGCGACCGGGAAAAGGCTGCGGCCTTACGTGGTGTCGCAGATCGTCGACCGCCAGGGCGAGGTCCTGCACCGGGCCGAGCCGGTAGAGGAGGGGACGGTCCCGTTGGTCCCGGTCAATCTGGCCCTGGTCCGCAAAGCGCTGGAGGCGGTAGTGGACCGGGCGACCGGCATCGCCGTCAAGATCCCCGGCCTAAAAGCGGCCGGCAAGACCGGTACGGCGGAAAATCCCGGCCTGCCGCACGCCTGGTTCGTCTGCTACGCGCCGGTCGACGACCCGCAGATCGCGATCGCCGCCTTTGTCGAGCACGGGGAGCACGGCGACCGCTCCGCGGCTTACGTCGCCCGCGACATCCTGACCTGGTACCGGGATAACCGGATAGCGACCGAAGAAAGTTTTGACACAACGGAATAAATCTGATAAAATTACCCTGTTATGGAAAAGATCGAACTGGAAGGCAAAAAACGCGAAACGGCCGGTAAAGAGCTGAAAAAGCTGCGCGCCGCGGGGCAGATCCCGGCGGTCGTTTACGGCAAAAAGATCAAGCCGCTCAATATCGTGGTCGACCGGAAACTGTTCGTCAAGAACATTCTCCGTTCCGAAGCGGGGATGAACGCCATCGTCACCCTGAAGCTGACGGGG containing:
- the mrdA gene encoding penicillin-binding protein 2 codes for the protein MPTGKWHPLALAFGLIFILLVGRLLQLQVIEGDKYRKIADENAARNIPAPAARGVIYDRSGAVLVENRPVFSVQVMPQLLASKDQAKKQAVLAKLGALLGEKLELKVTSDKPIIIKDNIKPETACRIEENKQALEGVVVSVRPVRFYPYGELAAHLLGYVGEIESAELNRLKAEGYRLGDWLGKDGVEREYDRLIRGRDGGKKIEVDVYGTPTRLLEVSDPVPGADVKLTIDLELQQAAEEALRGRVGAVVVLDPRSGEVLALASRPGYDPNIFLEPIGQARWRQLSGGRQPFMNRALAIYPPGSTFKVVTLTAALQEGLVKPQETFYCPGYYRVNNRIARCWKASGHGRLTAIEGLTQSCDVVFYQLGQRLGPDRLADYARRYGLGERSGIDLPQEKKGLVPDSAWKKQVWGEQWYEGDSLNYGIGQGFLQVTPLQMALIYGEVATGKRLRPYVVSQIVDRQGEVLHRAEPVEEGTVPLVPVNLALVRKALEAVVDRATGIAVKIPGLKAAGKTGTAENPGLPHAWFVCYAPVDDPQIAIAAFVEHGEHGDRSAAYVARDILTWYRDNRIATEESFDTTE